The Mangrovimonas cancribranchiae nucleotide sequence TTCTAAACAATTCTTCTTCGTTTAGCTCTTTAAAATAATCAAACGTTTTTTTCATGCCCTCTTGACGCTGAACTTGTGGCTCCCAACCCAATAGGTTTTTGGCTAAATCTATATTGGGTTGACGTTGCATAGGATCATCTTTGGGCAACTCTTTGTATATAATTTTTTGATCTGTTCCAGTTAATTTAATAATCTCTTCGGCAAAATCTTTAATTGAAATTTCGTTAGGGTTACCAATATTAACAGGTGATGCATAATCGCTAAACAATAGTCTATAAATGCCTTCTACTTGATCATCGACATAACAAAAAGATCGTGTTTGAGAACCATCGCCAAAAACAGTTAAATCCTCGCCACGAAGTGCTTGCCCCATAAAAGCAGGTATAACACGACCGTCGTTTAATCGCATTCTTGGACCATAGGTATTAAAAATACGTACAATTCTAGTTTCCAAACCATGAAACCTATGATAAGCCATAGTAATAGACTCTTGAAAACGCTTCGCTTCATCATAAACCCCTCTTGGCCCTATAGTATTAACATTACCATAATAGTCTTCGGTTTGTGGATGCACTAAAGGGTCTCCATATACTTCAGAAGTTGAAGCAATAAGTATTCTTGCTTTTTTAGCTTTAGCTAAACCTAAAAGGTTGTGGGTTCCTAAAGAGCCTACTTTTAAGGTTTGTATAGGAATTTTTAAATAATCTATAGGGCTAGCAGGCGATGCAAAGTGTAATATATAATCTAACTTACCAGAAACATGGACAAACTTAGAAACATCATGATGATAAAACTCAAAATGTTCTAATTTGAATAAATGTTCTATGTTTTTTAAATCGCCTGTAATTAGGTTATCCATACCAATTACATGGAAACCTTCTTTGATAAAGCGGTCGCATAAATGCGATCCTAAAAAACCAGCTGCGCCAGTAATTAAAACTCTTTTCATTAACCTATAATTTTTCTACCAATGGAGCTGTAATAGAATCCTTGGTTTTTAATATCTTCTAAATCATACAGATTTCTGCCATCAAAGATAATAGGTTTGTTCATATTTTCTTTCAGTTTATTAAAATCTGGTGTTCTAAAGATACTCCATTCTGTACAGATAATCAAAGCATCCGCCTGTTTAGTAGCTGCGTACATATTATCTATATATTGTAAGGTGTTTCCAAATCGCTTTTTAATATTTGGCATGGCTTCAGGATCGAAAACCTGCAATTTTGCACCTTTTTTTAGCAAATGCTCCATAATATAAATAGATGGTGCTTCTCTAATATCATCGGTTTCTGGTTTAAAGGCTAAGCCCCAAATAGCAAAGGTTTTTCCTTTTAAATCACCATTAAAATAAGATTCGATTCTTGGTAATAAAATGGTTTTTTGCTTATTGTTGATTTGAATTACCGAATCCAGAATTTGAAAGTTGTAATCGTTGTCTTTTCCTGATTTATGTAATGCTTTAACATCTTTTGGAAAACACGACCCACCATAACCAATACCTGGAAAAAGGAAGCGTTTGCCAATACGAGAGTCGGTTCCCATACCGCGTCTTACCTTATCAACATCTGCACCAACTTTTTCGCAAAAGTTAGCAATTTCGTTCATAAAGGTAATCTTGGTTGCTAAAAAGGAGTTTGCAGCATATTTTGTAAGCTCAGCCGATTTCTCGTCCATAACAATAATAGGGTTACCTGATCTTACAAAAGGTTTGTAAAGCTTTTGCATTAAAGCTGTTGCTCTTTCAGAGCTTAATCCAATAACAATGCGTTCTGGTTTTAAAAAATCATCTACTGCGAAACCTTCTCTTAAAAATTCTGGGTTGGATACCACATCAAAATCGACATTGGTTTCTTTAGAGATGACTTCGGTCACCTTATTGGCTGTTCCTACTGGCACGGTACTTTTGTCTACAATAACTTTGTAGTCGTTTATTAATTGACCGATGTCTTTAGCGGCTCCTAAAACATACGATAAATCGGCAGAACCGTCTTCATCTTCAGGTGTTGGTAACGCTAAAAAGATAATATCGCCATGGTTAACACCTTCTTGTAAGGAAGTTGAAAACTTCAAGCGATTTGCTTTAATATTTCGGTCAAATAGTACATCTAGGTGTGGTTCGTAAATAGGCACCACTCCGTTTTGCATTTGTTTAACTTTATCTTCATTGATATCTATACAAAGGACATCGTTTCCTGTTTCTGCTAAACAAGTTCCTGTTACCAAGCCTACATAGCCTGTTCCTATTACTGATATGTTCATTTATTTTGTTTTAATTGTAGCAAAAGTAGGGAATATTTAATATGATATAATGTTTGAAAGCTTAATAAATTTATATGAAACCCGTTATGGCTTTAGCCTTTTTTTAAGTCTAGCTTTCATACTGCTGCGAGAAATCAACAAGGGGGTAATGCTTTTGTTGTTTAGTTTAACTAGCGTATAGTTACTTTCTTTGGAGTTGTATATAAGTTTTTTGTTGTTTTTAAAATATAAGTAAAAATCACGATTTTCAATGAACATTTGGTTTTCTGAGTTTTCAAGCAACATACTTTTAATTGTTAAGGTATTATCAATAATGTTCTCGCCTAGGTCAATTTGCATGTCAATAGGTTCTTGTTCAAGGCAAAATTCGATAAACCGCCCTTCTAAAACGCCTTTTACTGTATCTCTTATTTGGTTTTTGGTTCTGTAAATTAACTCTGTTTTGTTGTTTTGATTCATTTGCGTTTCAATCCTAACTCTGAATTTATACTCCTTTCCATTACAACATTCATAACAGGATGTAGTAACAAGTGGGAGAAAGCACAAAACCAGATAAATATTCAAAAATTTTCTCATTTGATAAAAATAATCAAAATATAAATTAAAGATGCTTATTGTTTATCGTATACGATTAATATTGTTAATTTAGATGTTAAATTAATTTGATTGAAATCAATGAAAATTGGAATAGACGCCAAATGGTATTTTAATGGTCACCCAAGTGGCAAAGTTGTTGTAGAAAATCTTGTTAATAAGCTTATTGAAGCAGATTTCTCTAATGATTATTACATTTTTTTAGATAAAAAAGACAAGAATCTTGTTTTTCCGTATAAACAAAGCAATGTTTATTTAATATATGTGCCAAACAGGGTTAATGCTTTTACAAATTTTTTCATTCTTCCCTTTTATACATCCAAGTATGGTTTAGATGTTTGCCTCTATCAAAATTATGCCCCGTTATTTGGCGCAAAAAAAAGAGTCAACTATGTTCACGATGCTTTGTTCATAGATTTCCCAGAATATTTTTCTCTTTCTGAAAGAATCTATTTTTGGCCAATGAAATATTTGTCTAAATTTTCTGATCACGTTATAACTATTTCTCATTCTGAAAAGGAAAGAATGGCAACTCATAGGTTTTCAAAAAAAGATAAAATAAGTGTTGTTCATCATGGTTTAGGCTTAACTAAAGAGCCTAATAGTGCTACTAATAATTTAGATATATTTAAAAAATATAATCTCCCAAAAAGTTATATTTTATACCTTGGTCGATTAAATATTCGAAAAAACATACAGTCGCTTTTAAAAGCTATGCCTAACATTGATGATGCCACTAGTTTGGTAATTGTTGGTAAAGACGACCATAAAACCATGGATTGGGATTCGCTTATAAAACAATTAAACATAACAACCCGTGTTTATAGGTTAGGTTTCGTTCCTGAAGAAGACATTTCGTTTTTGTATAAAAAGGCTTGTGTTTTTTGTTTCCCTTCTTTTGCTGAGGGTTTTGGTCTACCTCCACTAGAAGCTATGTCTTATGGCGTGCCAACAGTTGTTTCAAACACTACTTCTCTGCCTGAGGTGTGTGGTGATGCCAGTTTGTACATAGACCCCAACAACGAAAAGGACATTGCTTTACAGATTAACACTATTTTATCAGATGATAACCTCAAAGAAACTTTAATAAAAAAAGGTAGATTAAGAGCAAAGTCCTTTAGTTGGGAAAAGGCAGCTCGGCAGGTTTTAACCATTTTAGAATCATTATAACTATTAGTTTATGGACTTATCTATCATTATTGTCAATTATAACGGAGAAAAATATTTATCTGATTGTTTGGATTCTATTGAAAAACAATGCCAAAATGTTTCGTATGAGATTATAATTTGGGACAATGCTTCTAAAGATAATTCTATACAATTACTCAAAGACAATTATGGCAATAAAATAAAGCTTTTTGTGTCTA carries:
- a CDS encoding UDP-glucuronic acid decarboxylase family protein, with the protein product MKRVLITGAAGFLGSHLCDRFIKEGFHVIGMDNLITGDLKNIEHLFKLEHFEFYHHDVSKFVHVSGKLDYILHFASPASPIDYLKIPIQTLKVGSLGTHNLLGLAKAKKARILIASTSEVYGDPLVHPQTEDYYGNVNTIGPRGVYDEAKRFQESITMAYHRFHGLETRIVRIFNTYGPRMRLNDGRVIPAFMGQALRGEDLTVFGDGSQTRSFCYVDDQVEGIYRLLFSDYASPVNIGNPNEISIKDFAEEIIKLTGTDQKIIYKELPKDDPMQRQPNIDLAKNLLGWEPQVQRQEGMKKTFDYFKELNEEELFRSEHKDFTKHIIK
- a CDS encoding UDP-glucose/GDP-mannose dehydrogenase family protein, with the translated sequence MNISVIGTGYVGLVTGTCLAETGNDVLCIDINEDKVKQMQNGVVPIYEPHLDVLFDRNIKANRLKFSTSLQEGVNHGDIIFLALPTPEDEDGSADLSYVLGAAKDIGQLINDYKVIVDKSTVPVGTANKVTEVISKETNVDFDVVSNPEFLREGFAVDDFLKPERIVIGLSSERATALMQKLYKPFVRSGNPIIVMDEKSAELTKYAANSFLATKITFMNEIANFCEKVGADVDKVRRGMGTDSRIGKRFLFPGIGYGGSCFPKDVKALHKSGKDNDYNFQILDSVIQINNKQKTILLPRIESYFNGDLKGKTFAIWGLAFKPETDDIREAPSIYIMEHLLKKGAKLQVFDPEAMPNIKKRFGNTLQYIDNMYAATKQADALIICTEWSIFRTPDFNKLKENMNKPIIFDGRNLYDLEDIKNQGFYYSSIGRKIIG
- a CDS encoding glycosyltransferase family 1 protein, encoding MKIGIDAKWYFNGHPSGKVVVENLVNKLIEADFSNDYYIFLDKKDKNLVFPYKQSNVYLIYVPNRVNAFTNFFILPFYTSKYGLDVCLYQNYAPLFGAKKRVNYVHDALFIDFPEYFSLSERIYFWPMKYLSKFSDHVITISHSEKERMATHRFSKKDKISVVHHGLGLTKEPNSATNNLDIFKKYNLPKSYILYLGRLNIRKNIQSLLKAMPNIDDATSLVIVGKDDHKTMDWDSLIKQLNITTRVYRLGFVPEEDISFLYKKACVFCFPSFAEGFGLPPLEAMSYGVPTVVSNTTSLPEVCGDASLYIDPNNEKDIALQINTILSDDNLKETLIKKGRLRAKSFSWEKAARQVLTILESL